Proteins encoded by one window of Lathyrus oleraceus cultivar Zhongwan6 chromosome 1, CAAS_Psat_ZW6_1.0, whole genome shotgun sequence:
- the LOC127094298 gene encoding uncharacterized protein LOC127094298 yields MSEPKASKKNVVSIDEAEEVERQKGQKVEDKGEDKDKFYVPPSPYKPPTPYPQRLKQTKIDNQYKKFIKVIEKLHVEIPFTEAITQIPSYAKFLKDVLTNKRRLDDPKPLECNSIVENKLAKKEKDPESFSIPCILGNHVIYKVFLDLGASVSLMPLAVCRRLNLGELQPTKMSLQLVDRSVKYPVGILEDIPVRIGQIYIPTDFVVMDIKKDDEIPILLGRPFLSTAGAIIDVKRGKLTFEVGDEKIEFILSKFLMAPVIEDSCYAIDIIDECIRELDQERPPETMKYSSTSIREDGRFRLEPHMDENLYECLALTPNHMPRPKKPSIELKELPKNLRYEFLDQ; encoded by the coding sequence ATGAGTGAACCAAAGGCTTCTAAGAAAAATGTTGTGTCTATAGATGAAGCAGAGGAAGTAGAGAGACAAAAAGGCCAGAAAGTGGAGGATAAGGGAGAAGATAAAGATAAATTTTATGTTCCACCCTCTCCTTATAAACCACCAACTCCATACCCGCAAAGACTTAAACAGACAAAAATTGATAACCAATATAAAAAGTTTATAAAAGTGATCGAGAAACTCCACGTAGAAATCCCCTTCACTGAAGCCATCACCCAGATACCATCTTATGCTAAATTCCTTAAGGACGTCTTGACCAACAAACGTAGGCTGGATGATCCCAAACCTTTAGAATGCAACTCCATTGTTGagaataaacttgctaagaaggagaaagatcCCGAGAGCTTTTCCATACCTTGTATTTTAGGGAATCATGTTATATACAAAGTGTTCCTAGACTTGGGAGCAAGCGTAAGTCTgatgcctttagcagtttgtaGAAGGCTAAACctaggagaattacaaccaactaagatgtctCTTCAATTAGTCGATAGATCTGTAAAATATCCAGTAGGCATATTAGAAGACATTCCAGTTAGAATCGGACAAATTTATATCCCAACAGATTTCGTGGTAATGGACATTAAAAAAGATGATGAAATCCCGATCCTCCTTGGTAGACCCTTCTTATCAACAGCGGGAGCcataatagatgttaaaagaggaaaaCTAACTTTCGAAGTGGGTGATGAAAagatagaatttatactttcCAAATTCCTAATGGCACCAGTCATAGAAGACTCTTGTTATGCCATcgatatcattgatgaatgcatAAGAGAGCTAGATCAAGAAAGACCTCCCGAGACAATGAAATATTCCTCGACTTCCATAAGAGAAGACGGCAGATTTAGACTGGAGCCTCACATGGATGAGAACCTTTATGAATGCTTAGCACTTACCCCGAACCATATGCCACGTCCTAAGAAACCATCTatagaacttaaggaactacccaagaaTCTAAGATATGAGTTTTTAGATCAATAA